CACAGATACCTTGACTGAGACATCTCTCATAGACAAAAAGAGGTGCTAAGCCCTCTATTTTCCTGAGGTTTCCAttgcagttaaaaaataaagcaatgcaGAAATTTACAACTGTTGTTGTCAATTTTAACACTTGCACTAACAAATCATGCTTCTAAAATAATGCAGCACATGTCTTTAGACTGTCCACACTATACTTAGAGAAACTGTTTTAAAGAATTCCTGGTAACCTATTGCTGGTACAGTCCAGGAATTAGAAGTTTCAGATTGGATGATGAACACCCTCTTAAATCCTATAAATGTGATTCAAAGACTGTACTTAtaacttcattttaaattcttcatgAGTATACAAACTGATGTTTTTTGTTAATAGGTAACCTAGAAAAGATCCCACCCTATGAAAGGACCTGAGCTCATGGAAACACAGAGCTGAAGACAAGGGCATTCTGGCTGCATTTAATTAATACTCAATGTACTGTATATGGAAGGCATATTTTGAGGTTTTCTTCCACCATTCAAACTAAAACCTGGTTCATAAGCTGGGATCATCTTTGATACATCGAGGAGTTCCCTTATTTGCATAAAAATACTTAAGTAAAAGGATAAGTGagaactgaggcctagagagagtTTTCACCAACTTTTCACATATGAGAAACACAGATCCAATATTTTTCTGGTGCTCCATCCCCTTGACCGCACCACTAAGAAATTGAAATGTGTGCACTTCGAGTATTATTGGTGACAAGAATGCAAGTTTTAAGGTGGGCAGTGCATTTACAGAAATTAGCCAAGGTTGTTGAAGGTTTCAgcagtattttttctcttccaaaatgACCCTGATAGTGTACTGCCTAGAAGATTAAGGAACTCAGAACCTTAGGAGAGGCAGGAAAATAATGAAGTACACTGAAAACGAGATAAGAAAGACAATAACAGATCAAGTAATGGTTATGTTTGATGTTGGCCTGGTGGCCGATGCCTTCTGGTAGGATTATCCACTTCTGGAAGATGGAATTGAACAGGAATGTCTAGAGCTGCTTAGGCTGATGTCTAATTGTGCTGTTACTGCTGTGTATGTAAGTCACATTTTTTGGTAATGAATTAAATGTTCTCATTGTGTCGTCATGTTTACTATGTGGTTTCTCCCAAAAGAAGATGAGTCTTTCAGAAGTCTCTTTGAACATGCCTCACATTTATCTTCTGTAAACTCTCTTCTTATAATTTATCAATTAAGGAGAAGTTAAGGGAATCCTCCCAGGCATGGGTAACATTCTGCCCCTCCCTTCCTGTGTGCTCTCCATGGACAAAATAGTGAGAGACGGGATGGCTGCATAGTTAGGTATTGATGCTTTGAATTTTGTGTGCATAATGAAGGTTATGTGCTGTCTCTCATGTCCACTCTCTCTAGCTTGGCCTTTTACACTCTTCCATTTCAAGTAACGTGCACTAAAGGTATTAGAAGTTTTATCAGTTTAAGAACGTACCTCagaggggaaggcagtacagttcagagaaggcaagtaatgattctatggcatcttaatatgctgatggacagtgactgtaatggggaatgtggtgtggacttgatggTCGGGGGAATCTAGTTACCATAATATTGCTCaggtgattttatattaattataccaaaataaaaataattaaaactgaaaataaaaaaaacatcataaaaaaaaaagaatatgcctCAGAATCCACACTTCTGCAACTCGACCTTGCTGTTCTTGGGTCAGCCAGATCAATAGTGCCATGTAACAAGCCATCTTACCTCTTGGGGCTCATACAATAAGCATTTAATTCTCACTCATGTGTCCATGGGCAGCTGGTGTCAGCCTACATACATTGGGCTTGACTGGCCTTAATTCAAGACCTCAGGGTGGGCTCAGAAATATGCCATGTAGCTGTTATTATTCTCCTGTATAAAGTGGCAGTGTTGTCTTAGTCTTGGCTGAAATTGTAGTGTTTGACCAAAGATTGACTGTTATGCAAGCTCagcatcatctctctctctctacattgTGCATTGAGTTTTTACACTAAAATATAAACAGTATTTTGATGATCTGAATCAAGTGATGAAGTTACATCATAGCTCATAATGAAACAGAACCAACTGGTCCCCATGAAAGAAGTGGACACATCAGGACACTGTAAAACTGAGGGGTTCGCACACAGGTCCCATAGAAATGATGAAGTTCTGGAGACTCTGACAGGTGGTAAATGTTTTAGTCTTCTGGATATGCTTAAATGAGAAAAGGTGGTGTATGGAGGATTGTGGAAGCTATCTTTATATATTCAATTGAGCAGTGCATGGTAGCATGTATGAAATATGTAGTTGCCACTCAAGGGACAAAAGGAAAAGCATTGGTTAGAATATAGAGACATTGTTTCCACATTGAATTAAGTTAATTCATTCATCTACAAATGAGGAGCGTTGCCATTTATTTTCATCCACGAAGCTCTAATCAAAGTCACATCTTCCATCTTGTaacagtaaggtagtaaaagtgaaaaatgataAAACTACATGGCTGACAGCCGATTTGGTGATCTCACACCTGTGACATGAGGTGGTGCTGTTGACTGAGTCACCCCATATTCATGTCCTGAACTGGGTGAATTTTGACTTCTCCTGATTCTTGGTCACCTCCCGCCAAGGAACCAGAAGGAGGTCCCCTATTGCTCTGACTGGGATTGTTCTGAGGAGCTTTGTGAGCAAGAATATGTTTACACAGTCCCTGGAGGAACCTTGGGTACTACTTCATATATTCCACTTCTTGCTCTTTGAGATGAATGAATCTGTCAGCATTTACCTTCTTAGGAACTGCTGACCTTCTATATCACTAATATCCCTTGATAGTCAAGACTTTAATGCAAAGACATAAAAGAAAGTGTATTGTGGAGAATGATTATCAAGTGGGTAACATTCATCTATTCCATTATTTTATAAAGCCAGGTCAGGGTGCCTTTCCTCTGTGTCGGGTAGCAGAACAGATGGGGCTGTACATCAGAGGGAGGGCTCTGTAGGTTTCATGGACTCATAGGCCCCTTGCACTCCATGAACATCAAGTATCTGGTCCCAGTGCTCCCAGATCTGAGTTCCCTGATGTGCCACTGCTGGTATAAAAATTATCAGAGGAACCTGTTAAAAACAGAGAGATTTCTATATCTTTTAATGCTGCCCTACTAGATCAGAAGGTTTCATAATAGACACTGTTGTGTATCAAAAATCCTTCATGATGAGATAAGTTTGAGCAGCACTGACACAGTCATCATTTTATGATTGAGCAAGTGCAGCCCCATAGAGATCCAGGGTGCTTCAAAGCTGgattaataaacaaatatttgtgtgATTCCAGGGCAAGGATTTCTTAATCGTAACTTGTAGTCCAGATGTCTTGCTGCCTTTGACCTTTATCTTTAATGTGACCTCATCAAAATCAACATCAAAGGTCTTTCTTTTAAAGCACTAAGTATGCGCTGTCCTTAACATAATTTGTGTATATAAACAGACACATTCCATAGTCATAAACACATACCCAGGGATAGGCAGTAACTTGAATAATCAGATTGTGGTGAACACCATGAAGAAATGGCAGAGAGATGATCAGGGATGTGTTTATTTGTTAAAGGGAGAAAAGCACAACTTGCTGGATGTGAAGGATGAATGTATCATTAGTTTAAGTGTCATTTCACATAGGAAAGATATATTTGCTTGTTTGGAATGAGTGTCTCTGGAATCCACAGCTGGAAATCAGGTTCATGTTAGTAAAAGAAGCAAATGGCTCACTGTATTGAGTTAAGCTTATTAGGGAAAATAGTTTCCCTACCATGCATTTCAGGTAATTGTAATTACCATGTAGACAGACTCAGAGTGACCTATTCATCATGGATGTCTTTGTTCTcactcattttctttagttttttctaGTAGTCATTTACACTAGCAGGGACTGTTGCCTACAGACTACAAGGAGAGATTAGACTCAGGAGGAGCACATTAGTGGGATGCTACAATTAAAGTGGGCATTTTAGAGGTAATCCTTCTCCTAATTccttatcatttctttttaaaaagaaaaaataagtcttagagaaaagaaaagctattcCCAAGAGGATGAGAACaggtcttctatttttttaagcctatgatttttctctttcacatcCTGCACTCACCTTCTTGCCATTCCAACCTACTGGGCTCAGGTTTCACTGTGTTTTGGAAGACTGACATCAGAATGCTTTAGCTCCAAGAGCAGTTATATTCcctaaatgctttttctgttcaCTCAGTATATACGTATTGAATGCAACTATGATCATGCTGAATTTCTGAGTTGAATATGACACATTAGAACCAGTATAATCAATTATTATCacatgttttataataaataattataattagatACATAATACCTTCTTTCTGTAGAATGTGTTATTCTTTTGTATGTTCCTCCAAGGAAACCCTACACGGTTGCTATTACTTCCTTCGTTGTACAGATGGGGACTTTTAAGAGCATCTAGCTTAAATTGTTACTTTTACAACTATTTTCCATTAGGCTCACAGAAAACCTTCCTGTCCCACAGTTTCTTCATTGCATTCTTTACTTCTGCGTTTCTCAGTGTATAAATCAGGGGATTTAACATGGGGGTGATAATTGTGTAAAATACAGCCACCATCTTATCTTCTTTAAAGGTAGTATCAGGGCGCATATACATGAAAGTACAGGGACCAAAGAAGATTACAACCACAGAGATGTGGGAGCCGCAGGTGGAGAGAGCTTTGCACCTGCCTTCTGCTGACTGCTTTCTCAGGGACACCAGGATGATGGTGTAGGAGATCAGCAGAATAACAAAGCTCCCCAGGGCGATGGTACCACTGTTGGCTGTCACAACAGCACCCACAAGGTATGTGTCTGCGCAGGCAAGTTTCAGCAGAGGGTGCACATCACAAAAGTAGTGATCGATCTCTCTGGGCCCACAGAAGGGCAGCTGGACTACCAGAGCCACCTGGACAGCAGAGTGTAGGAACCCACCTGCCCAGATCCCCAGCAACATCTTAGTGCATCTGTCACGGTCCATGATGGCCGTGTAGTGCAGGGGTTTACAGATAGCCACATAACGATCATAAGCCATTACAGTGAGGATGAAGATCTCAGTGCAACCTAAGAAATGGGCCCCAAAGAGTTGCAACATGCACCCCACATAAGAGATAGTTTTTCTCTTGGCTAGTAGGTCAACAATCATCTTAGGAGCTATGATGGAAGAGTAACAAATATCCACAAAAGACAAGTAGCTGAGAAAGAAATACATTGGAAACTTGTGAAGGTCACCCGCATGCACTGTCAGAATGATGAGGAGGTTTCCCAGGAGAATGATtgtgtagaagaaagaaaacaccacAGAACAAACTTCTTCAGCCACTGGGTTCTGAGAAAGAcccaagaaaatgaattcagttacGTTGTTTAGTTTTTCCATAGAATTAGCAGCCCAATGTTCCAGGAGACGGTTTGataatctgaaagaaaaacataacaaGGACCAACAACATTTACTTCTAACTCAAAACACATGCATGCCCACAATAGCTGAAAACAGAAACTGGGTGCTTACAGACGCTTAGCATGCATACTTGAAAATAATGACGTGCGCATGTCCCCCTCATCCCCTCAGTGTCATAGTCCATTTGTTCACttgagatgaggaaacaaagaccagagagagaaagcaaactgTATGTCACACGTTAAGCAGGATTCTCGCTTCCCTCACCTTTTACTGAGGGTTTCTCTTGTTTGTTCTAAAAATTTACTAGTTCCTGTTCTGTTTAAGGCATTGTGCCCAATTTTGAAAcaacttctattttttgtaacatAGTAACAATTAATCACCTTTTAGGAAATATCTGTCCTATTTTTGGCACAGAAGTCCATATGTGCCCTCATTTTCCCTTCTGAATAATCCCTGAGTGTTCAAACTCTTAGTCAGGAGGTGGTGTCATTTAGTAGAGAGAGGATGAAAATCACACAAATCTGATTCTGAGATAATGGAGCCTGATAAAgagataagaaaaagataaacttAAGAGAAACTGCTGGGGATACATCAGGACCTGTTAGATCAGAACGGAGGCGAAATGAAATCTCTATTACTTTCTCCACATTCAAACTCAGTGTTGAGTGTAAACCAAGAAAtactttaattagtattttaaacatttggtTGTTAACTAAAAAAAGGAAACgaaaatgaaaaaggcaagcaagcaaacaaacaaaataaagaaaaaagaataggaaGGACTCTGCCCTTAATCCCACCATTGCTTCATtcattgttttaatgttttaatatctTGCTTcttcatattaattcttccacttAGGATGCACTAAATATTCCTGGAGTAAGTCATTCCTGAAAGATACTTTAAATGGGCTAAGGAAGAAGACAATAGTTAATTTAAATGGAGGAGTGTTAAGTGGTGAAATTCAGTAGGTCATTTATAAGGAATAGTTTTGATCTGAAAAATCTGGGGTTTCTAGGTTATTCTTCAAACCATGCCACAGATGTATGCAATTCCTTGGATTATTATAGCTCAGCATAGGATTACACAGTATCATAGGTGATTCTTAGGAATTCTGT
This portion of the Manis javanica isolate MJ-LG chromosome 6, MJ_LKY, whole genome shotgun sequence genome encodes:
- the LOC140850142 gene encoding olfactory receptor 4S2-like produces the protein MEKLNNVTEFIFLGLSQNPVAEEVCSVVFSFFYTIILLGNLLIILTVHAGDLHKFPMYFFLSYLSFVDICYSSIIAPKMIVDLLAKRKTISYVGCMLQLFGAHFLGCTEIFILTVMAYDRYVAICKPLHYTAIMDRDRCTKMLLGIWAGGFLHSAVQVALVVQLPFCGPREIDHYFCDVHPLLKLACADTYLVGAVVTANSGTIALGSFVILLISYTIILVSLRKQSAEGRCKALSTCGSHISVVVIFFGPCTFMYMRPDTTFKEDKMVAVFYTIITPMLNPLIYTLRNAEVKNAMKKLWDRKVFCEPNGK